Within the Gordonia westfalica genome, the region GTGTACCAGGTTTCGGCCGTCATCGCCTTGCGCCAGTCCTTCACCTCACCGCCGGTCTTCTCGGCGTACATCGAGGCGATGTTGTCGCTCGCGCGGCCGAGCCACTCGGCGTACTCGGCCATGTCGGTGGCGTTGCCGATGCAGAACCCTCGGGCGTCGTGGATCATCATCTCGGTGTTGCGGCACATCACCACCTCGTCGCCGGCCATCGCGATGAAGCTGGCCGCCGACGCGGCGAGGCCGTCGACCTGGACGGTGATCGTCGCGTCGTGGTTGCGCAGCGCGTTGGTGATGGCGATCGCGTCGTAGACGTCGCCGCCGGGAGAGTTGATCCGCACCAGGATGTTCGATGCGTCGATCGCGTCGAGGTCGCGCACGAAGTCCTGCGCGGAGATGCCACCGAACCACGGGTCGGGATCGATGAAGTCGTAGATCATGATCTCGGCGTCGTCGCTGCCCGCCTCGTTGCGCACTCGGTACCACGGGTTGGTCGGCTTCTTGCCGTCCTTCTCGGCGCGAGTACGAGCCTCGCGTCGAGAGTCGGCGATCGATCGGGCAATCGGCTGGTTGAGCAGCGCGGACAGATTCATGAGGTCTCCCATCAGAAAAGTGCTCCCTGTTCGCCACGCGTGGCCGCGGGCATCCGCGGCAGCATGTTCGTGGTTGGTCCGCTGCTCGTCTTTTCGTCGGGAGCGCCATCCGTGTCGGGTTTGGCCGGGAACCCGAGCTGCTGGCGAACCTTCTGTTCCACCAGCACATCCGGGGACAGCAGCCCCGCTTCGACGAGCATCTTCAGTGCCGCGGCGGTCGCGTCCTGCCGGCTGCCGATCTCGTCGAACACGATCCGGGGTGCCGGTTCGTCGACGCCGAAGTTGATGTCGACGAGGTCCTCGACGATGTGGGCGGTCGCGGTGTCGCGGATCCATTCGGCGGTTGTCTGCACCGACTGGGTGAAGGTGTGTTCCTGCACGCTCGCCAGCGCGTACGACCCGCCGCCGCCCTCGAGGTTGAGGAAGTGCGCGAGACCGGCGATCGCGATCATGTTGTCGTGGTAGGCGATCGCGGCACCGATGTCGGGCAGCGTGCCGTTGGGCGCCAGTAGTTCCATCTTCGCGCCGAACGGCAGGCCGCCGCCGGCGTCGTCGCCGCCACGAAGGTTCTGCGCCATGTCGGCGATCTCGTCGACGTCGTCCTGCGTCGCGCCCTCGGCGGCGGTGCCCATCGGGACGCCCATCCCGATGCGCTTGATCGACATCGCCTGATACCGGATCAGTTCGTCCTTGATCAGCCAATGCTTGTACGACGGGCGTAGCAGCGAGTTGCCCCACCAGACGCCCGGGTCCTGGTCGCGCGAGTACACCACCAGTCGGCCGATCGGGATCTTCAACGGGTTGATCCCGTACAGCACTCGGCCGTTCGACGCGGGTGCGTACTGCTCGATCGACATCAGCCCACCGTCGAGCGCGACGTTCCAGTTCGAGATCGTGCGCTGCGGCCGCGGCGCGAGCTTGCGCAGGCTCGTGCGTCCCGCGTCGTCCGGCGGCCAGTACACCTGCTCGAACACGCTGTGCCCGTACGGCAGTGCGGTGAGCGCCTGTTGGAGGTGCTGCACCCACGAGAACTTGCCCTTCGTGCGCGTCGGCTGCGGCAGGTTGTCGCCACCCTCGATCGGCAGGTTCAGGTTCTTCGCGACGAACTCGGTCACCTCATCGCGCGCACCGTTCGCGGCGACCCGCCACGGCGTCCGACGGATCGGCAACGAGATCGCCGCGTGCAGGGACGACACCCGCGAGTCCTCGCGGAGCATCCGGGCGAAGGTCTCCACGCTTTCCGGCCACTGCAGATCCGGCACCCGCTCGTCCTGCACCCACTGGGGCCAGCTGTGACCGCCGGACGTGTCTGCGACGTACCCCTTCTCACGAATCGCCGGTTTCGGCGGCTTCGGCTGATCAACCTCGGTAGCCATGTGTCACCCCCTTCTCAGAAGCTCGCGGTCAACAGGTCAACTCCGGACGCCGGCCGGGACGGCGTGCGCCGACGTGGCGTCGCTGCGGCCCGTGACGGAGTGCCCCGGGTCTGGGTGCCGCGCGATGGTCGAGCAGGCCGTTTCGCTGCCCGCGCGCCGAACGTCAGCAGGCCCCACCGCGCCGCGGTGATCGCTTTCAGCGGGGCGGCCGAGTCGCCGACCGTGTCGTCCCACACGAAGTCGCCCTGCGGTAGTTCGCGTTTCGACGCGTCGGCGACCGCGTCGACCAGAATCTCCTGGCCCACATGCGACAACATGCTCGACGTCGCATCGTCGAGGAACCCGCCGCACGCCGTCGCGACCTGCGGTGTGGTCATCAACTCCGGTTCCAGCTCGGCCTGCAGCAGCAGCGGGACAATCGGCTTCGCCTGGTCGTGCGAGTCGATCACCAACGCCACCGGATCGGACCGTTCGACGACCGCGAGGATGAACGACACCACCGCCGCAGCCGTCGCCTCGCGGAAGTAGCCCACCTCGACGTGCACCTTCCCGACCGCCGTGTGCTGCGCCGCGGCCAGCGCCCACCGCTCCCGGTTTCGGGTTCGCGAGAGCCCCAGCGCGATCGGTCCCACCAACTCCG harbors:
- a CDS encoding phage portal protein family protein; protein product: MATEVDQPKPPKPAIREKGYVADTSGGHSWPQWVQDERVPDLQWPESVETFARMLREDSRVSSLHAAISLPIRRTPWRVAANGARDEVTEFVAKNLNLPIEGGDNLPQPTRTKGKFSWVQHLQQALTALPYGHSVFEQVYWPPDDAGRTSLRKLAPRPQRTISNWNVALDGGLMSIEQYAPASNGRVLYGINPLKIPIGRLVVYSRDQDPGVWWGNSLLRPSYKHWLIKDELIRYQAMSIKRIGMGVPMGTAAEGATQDDVDEIADMAQNLRGGDDAGGGLPFGAKMELLAPNGTLPDIGAAIAYHDNMIAIAGLAHFLNLEGGGGSYALASVQEHTFTQSVQTTAEWIRDTATAHIVEDLVDINFGVDEPAPRIVFDEIGSRQDATAAALKMLVEAGLLSPDVLVEQKVRQQLGFPAKPDTDGAPDEKTSSGPTTNMLPRMPAATRGEQGALF